The following proteins are encoded in a genomic region of Leptospira ryugenii:
- the recR gene encoding recombination mediator RecR, with amino-acid sequence MSENQFQKLVSSFSSLPGIGKKSATRIAFHMLRMDHSSFQHWIQSISEARESLQFCQVCGSLTEEPICDICTSEKRDASIICVVEQPEDIFFIENTKEYFGKYHVLNGAISPLDGIGPDQLRIKELLKRIEQSSVTEVLIATNPTLEGDATASYLSNLIKAYHIKVSRIAHGITIGGTIEYSDQYTLGKAIKSRLTI; translated from the coding sequence TTGAGCGAGAATCAATTTCAAAAGTTAGTTTCCTCATTTTCCTCCTTACCAGGAATAGGAAAAAAAAGCGCAACACGTATTGCTTTCCATATGCTTAGAATGGACCATTCCTCATTCCAACATTGGATACAAAGCATTAGTGAAGCCAGGGAAAGTTTACAATTTTGCCAAGTATGCGGAAGTTTGACAGAGGAACCAATTTGTGATATATGTACGTCTGAAAAACGGGATGCATCTATCATATGCGTAGTAGAACAACCAGAAGACATTTTCTTTATCGAAAATACAAAAGAATACTTTGGTAAATACCATGTTCTCAATGGTGCAATAAGCCCTTTGGATGGCATCGGTCCTGACCAACTACGCATCAAAGAACTTTTAAAGAGAATCGAGCAATCGAGCGTCACTGAAGTACTCATTGCTACAAACCCGACCTTAGAGGGTGACGCAACTGCATCTTACTTATCTAATTTAATAAAAGCTTACCACATAAAGGTTTCGAGAATTGCTCACGGAATCACAATAGGCGGAACGATAGAATACTCTGACCAATACACTTTAGGCAAAGCAATCAAATCACGACTAACAATTTAA
- a CDS encoding YbaB/EbfC family nucleoid-associated protein, with protein sequence MGIFDQIKNLKEVYSQMGNIQEKQAELQKRLSTLQVTASSGAGMVEVTANAEGTIVNIKINPVVFVPSEQKLVEDLILSATNEALRKAKEAMAYEMKNVFGFNPKDFESMFQQNQ encoded by the coding sequence ATGGGTATCTTTGACCAGATTAAAAATTTAAAAGAAGTCTACTCCCAAATGGGAAATATCCAAGAAAAACAGGCTGAGCTACAAAAACGACTCTCTACCTTACAAGTAACAGCTTCCTCTGGGGCTGGTATGGTAGAAGTAACTGCAAATGCAGAAGGTACTATTGTAAATATAAAAATCAATCCAGTTGTGTTTGTTCCTAGTGAGCAAAAGTTAGTGGAGGATTTGATTCTATCTGCAACCAATGAAGCACTTAGAAAAGCCAAAGAAGCAATGGCTTACGAAATGAAGAATGTTTTTGGATTCAATCCAAAAGACTTTGAATCTATGTTCCAACAAAACCAATAG
- the dnaX gene encoding DNA polymerase III subunit gamma/tau, with the protein MSESHQVLFRKYRPQFFQDVIYQDLAVNSLTNAFKTKKIGHAYIFIGPRGVGKTTIARILAKRLNCENPNGVEPCNVCLSCQEITKGISNDVFEIDAASNSGVDNVRDLRENVKFNAMGGKYRVYILDEVHMLSGAAFNALLKTLEEPPPHVVFILATTEYHKIPETILSRCQDFTFRKVPVAVLQQYIETIAKKENLKYDSEGLFWIAKKGDGSVRDTLSFMEQAVVFTDGNLTGIKLRKMIGYHGIEGFKEFLNALLDSSQSANLFQKLEHYFEEGLDLNKFLWDFIEFLNSLLLIRDNLAERESINIPQEDLQNLKTEYRAVDPEVIILLSERLFLVHEKMNQMKLRSSYEVKVYLEIQFRKLLMEREKPSVSGLLTKLSEITKLIQTDFNQMEPSHTKQESIPKETIKPKPDMEKFIMETFAATDADPDQFKNL; encoded by the coding sequence ATGTCTGAAAGCCACCAAGTCCTATTCCGGAAATACCGCCCTCAGTTTTTCCAAGATGTAATCTACCAAGATCTAGCGGTCAATTCCCTTACCAACGCTTTCAAAACCAAAAAAATTGGACATGCCTATATCTTTATTGGGCCAAGAGGTGTCGGTAAAACGACGATCGCTCGTATTTTAGCGAAACGATTAAACTGCGAAAACCCCAACGGAGTAGAACCATGTAATGTTTGTTTGTCTTGTCAGGAGATTACTAAAGGTATCTCCAATGATGTTTTTGAGATTGATGCTGCCTCCAACAGTGGGGTCGATAATGTTCGAGACCTTCGCGAGAATGTAAAGTTCAATGCAATGGGTGGAAAGTACCGAGTCTATATTCTCGATGAAGTTCACATGTTAAGCGGAGCAGCGTTCAACGCATTGCTGAAAACATTGGAAGAACCTCCTCCACATGTCGTATTCATTTTAGCAACTACCGAATACCATAAAATTCCTGAAACAATCCTCTCAAGATGCCAAGATTTTACCTTCCGAAAGGTGCCTGTTGCCGTATTACAACAATACATAGAAACTATCGCAAAAAAAGAAAATCTCAAATATGACTCAGAAGGATTATTTTGGATCGCCAAGAAAGGTGATGGCTCCGTACGAGATACCCTTTCTTTCATGGAACAAGCAGTCGTATTTACCGATGGCAACTTAACTGGCATAAAGTTACGTAAAATGATTGGATACCATGGTATTGAGGGATTTAAAGAATTTTTAAATGCACTTCTTGATTCAAGCCAGTCAGCAAATCTCTTTCAAAAACTAGAACATTATTTCGAAGAAGGTTTGGACTTAAATAAATTTCTCTGGGATTTTATTGAATTCCTCAATTCCCTTTTGTTGATTCGGGACAATCTTGCAGAACGCGAATCTATCAACATACCACAGGAAGACCTACAAAATCTAAAAACAGAATATAGGGCTGTAGATCCAGAAGTCATTATCCTTCTATCTGAACGATTATTCCTCGTGCATGAAAAAATGAACCAGATGAAATTGAGGAGTTCATATGAAGTTAAAGTTTACTTAGAAATACAATTTAGAAAACTTTTAATGGAAAGAGAAAAGCCTTCCGTGTCTGGACTTCTCACTAAACTTTCGGAAATAACCAAATTAATCCAAACAGATTTTAACCAAATGGAACCAAGTCATACAAAACAGGAGTCTATTCCTAAGGAAACAATAAAGCCAAAGCCTGATATGGAAAAATTTATCATGGAAACATTTGCCGCTACTGATGCAGATCCTGATCAATTTAAAAATTTGTAG
- a CDS encoding nucleoside deaminase — METQLFLLRYKSLKEEFPNEIPSFTQIYDSSGKIISESFNSVQLERDARKHSEMKCIEDALRVKNEKYLVDVTLYTSLEPCLQCAGAICKTKIPKVVYFLPAKRGEGISSLSWENIYLMNHFPKLIWIENQKILSDFKSFFKEKR, encoded by the coding sequence TTGGAAACACAGCTGTTTCTTCTTCGCTATAAAAGTTTAAAAGAGGAGTTTCCAAACGAGATTCCCTCTTTCACACAAATCTATGACTCCTCTGGTAAAATCATATCTGAAAGTTTTAACTCTGTCCAATTAGAACGCGATGCGCGTAAACACAGCGAGATGAAATGCATTGAAGATGCATTACGTGTAAAAAACGAAAAGTACCTAGTCGATGTAACGCTCTACACAAGTCTCGAGCCTTGTTTACAATGTGCTGGGGCGATTTGCAAAACAAAGATTCCTAAGGTCGTTTACTTTCTTCCAGCAAAACGCGGGGAGGGAATCTCTTCCTTATCTTGGGAAAATATCTATCTAATGAATCACTTCCCAAAGCTGATTTGGATCGAAAACCAAAAAATTCTTTCTGATTTTAAGAGCTTTTTCAAAGAGAAAAGGTAG
- a CDS encoding class I SAM-dependent RNA methyltransferase, with the protein MNNEELALRMVIEDLELGKWVQNGFTISHWDGRTIFVIGGIPGEIVDIKIDKTTKQEWFGTVIRFKQTKSNRISVDCPSFLSCGGCSYRHISYQEELTIKKSLLADRFPKWKDSLSLISGSENHYRNNVQWKQKKKEVGFYKKGSHDIDSRTSQFCLTVDPRLLLSNLSKEIQNKIKHTKDILLRLSHSGISIYDREETEFFLKETIIRIPKGGFSQINQFLLIPWLDKICSYLSTNEMVAELFCGSGMIGLYAQKHIEKLIGLESHPLSIKFANLNASANNLKQYSYICTNLYKDPIPVSLMKVSTWIVNPPRSGLSKDINASIGKSQCKKLIYSSCNAATLQRDLIELETFGFQIEDLVLVDFFPRTHHFEVLALLVRD; encoded by the coding sequence ATGAATAATGAAGAATTGGCTCTAAGAATGGTGATAGAAGATCTAGAACTTGGAAAATGGGTTCAAAATGGCTTTACGATCAGCCATTGGGATGGGCGGACTATTTTTGTGATAGGTGGGATTCCAGGTGAGATTGTAGACATAAAGATTGATAAAACCACAAAACAGGAATGGTTTGGAACTGTCATAAGATTCAAGCAAACGAAATCGAATCGAATCTCGGTTGATTGCCCAAGTTTTCTCAGCTGTGGCGGATGCTCTTACCGTCATATCTCTTACCAGGAAGAACTCACTATCAAGAAATCTTTGTTAGCTGATAGATTTCCAAAATGGAAAGATTCCCTTTCTCTAATTTCGGGCAGCGAAAATCACTATCGAAACAATGTTCAATGGAAACAAAAAAAGAAAGAGGTTGGATTCTATAAAAAGGGAAGCCATGACATAGATTCACGAACTTCACAATTCTGTCTTACCGTTGATCCGCGTTTATTGTTATCCAACCTGAGCAAAGAAATTCAAAATAAAATCAAACACACGAAGGATATCCTGCTTCGACTTTCTCACTCGGGAATTTCTATTTACGATAGGGAAGAGACGGAATTTTTTTTGAAGGAGACTATCATTCGCATACCTAAGGGAGGATTCTCCCAAATTAATCAATTTTTATTGATACCTTGGTTGGATAAAATTTGTTCATACCTAAGCACGAATGAAATGGTTGCAGAGTTATTTTGTGGCTCCGGAATGATAGGATTGTATGCACAGAAACATATAGAAAAATTGATAGGATTAGAATCGCATCCTTTGAGTATAAAATTTGCCAATCTCAATGCGAGCGCAAACAATCTTAAACAATATTCTTATATTTGTACAAATCTTTACAAAGACCCTATCCCAGTTTCCCTTATGAAGGTTTCTACCTGGATAGTAAATCCGCCCCGTTCTGGATTGAGCAAAGATATTAACGCTTCGATTGGCAAAAGCCAATGTAAGAAATTAATCTATTCGAGTTGTAATGCGGCCACTTTGCAAAGGGATTTGATCGAGTTAGAAACCTTCGGCTTTCAAATAGAAGATCTTGTCCTTGTGGATTTTTTTCCAAGAACCCATCATTTCGAAGTACTTGCACTCCTAGTGAGGGATTAG
- a CDS encoding YgaP family membrane protein, translating into MFQNMGVYDRLGRVIVGLVLGGLYFAGVLQGTVAIVLAVVAVVLIGTSAVGFCPAYLPFKFSTKTKS; encoded by the coding sequence ATGTTTCAAAATATGGGTGTATATGATCGTTTAGGTCGAGTTATCGTTGGATTGGTTTTAGGAGGCTTATACTTCGCGGGCGTTTTACAAGGTACCGTTGCGATTGTCCTAGCCGTTGTTGCGGTTGTTTTGATCGGAACATCTGCCGTCGGATTTTGCCCTGCCTATTTACCGTTTAAGTTTTCAACAAAAACTAAATCTTAA
- a CDS encoding alpha/beta fold hydrolase, with amino-acid sequence MFYSEIRSESKSFSTLEVGSGEPVLFLHGFPDNFKTFTQILEPISRSGYHCVAPAMRGYEPNTISHWSKLHINDLMVDVLNWMESRNWEKVHLVGHNWGAIVAYACGIYYPSRFASITSIGVPLLKNYQEILLWAPQQSVYSWYLLLFQIPLFAELTVRSNDFGLVDYLWKEWSPDLNANQEHIAEIKSTFQNPGVLSSALAYYRNLNDILTDSGRESLLAIIDAVVGSPTQMLYGLNDGCFHRNLFEQIVKEGDFSRGLRKRGYDHCGHFLHWEKPDEIIQDIIFWLAKHKI; translated from the coding sequence ATGTTTTATTCTGAAATTAGAAGTGAATCCAAATCATTTTCAACTCTTGAAGTAGGGAGTGGTGAGCCAGTTTTATTTTTACATGGCTTTCCAGACAATTTTAAAACATTCACACAAATCCTCGAACCTATTTCGCGATCAGGCTATCATTGTGTGGCGCCAGCAATGAGAGGATATGAACCAAACACAATCTCTCATTGGTCGAAATTGCATATCAATGATCTTATGGTGGACGTTTTGAACTGGATGGAAAGTCGAAATTGGGAAAAAGTACATTTAGTAGGACATAACTGGGGTGCAATCGTGGCATATGCTTGTGGTATTTATTACCCAAGTCGTTTTGCATCTATCACTAGCATAGGAGTCCCTTTGTTAAAAAATTATCAGGAAATATTGCTTTGGGCACCGCAACAATCCGTATATTCTTGGTATTTACTTTTATTTCAAATTCCATTATTCGCTGAATTAACAGTTAGATCAAATGATTTTGGATTAGTAGATTATTTATGGAAGGAATGGTCACCTGATCTAAACGCAAACCAAGAGCATATAGCAGAAATTAAATCAACATTTCAAAATCCTGGCGTTCTTTCGTCTGCTCTTGCTTATTATCGAAATTTGAATGATATACTTACCGATTCCGGAAGGGAGAGTCTATTGGCCATAATTGATGCAGTCGTAGGTTCTCCCACGCAGATGCTCTATGGTTTAAATGATGGATGTTTCCATCGAAATCTATTCGAGCAGATTGTAAAGGAAGGAGATTTTAGTAGAGGTCTTCGGAAGCGAGGCTATGACCACTGCGGTCATTTTCTACACTGGGAAAAACCTGATGAAATCATTCAGGATATTATTTTTTGGTTAGCTAAACATAAGATTTAG
- a CDS encoding alpha/beta hydrolase family esterase, producing MERSLLRPLCSLLWMVPFIGNCQSLPRFVPVTEHNKEVIQINTDERTFYYYVPKQIAGRRYSLLFLLHGGGGTGDGMIYLTRISDYAEEQGFIAVFPEGIGNRWNDGRNVKTSLTDQRNTDDVYFLKSLALLFQARYPIDEKRIHIAGISNGGFMTQRVLCEANDIFVSGFSVAANTSLNLSKFCQVNHPVSIGFIFGKRDDVVPYDGGEVKIPYQEGGTTKRLAGGETISFQDSILFWKKQLQCEFETKKRLPKMNRFWGQEIRFESFINRVTNSKVHSYLIEEGGHIWPHGFYYVSEKNYGYFSDDLDATKHILKFFSETAREQPEVN from the coding sequence ATGGAAAGATCTCTTTTAAGGCCTCTCTGTTCTCTACTTTGGATGGTTCCCTTCATCGGAAACTGCCAATCCCTTCCGCGTTTTGTTCCAGTAACAGAACACAATAAGGAAGTAATACAAATAAACACTGATGAAAGAACTTTTTATTACTATGTTCCAAAGCAGATAGCAGGTCGAAGATATTCTCTTCTCTTTTTACTACATGGTGGAGGAGGCACAGGAGATGGAATGATCTATCTGACAAGGATTTCTGATTACGCCGAAGAACAAGGGTTTATCGCGGTATTCCCAGAGGGAATCGGTAATCGGTGGAATGATGGAAGAAATGTAAAGACATCACTTACCGACCAAAGAAATACGGATGATGTCTATTTTTTAAAATCTTTAGCCCTTCTTTTTCAAGCAAGATACCCAATCGATGAAAAGCGCATTCATATTGCTGGAATCTCCAACGGGGGGTTTATGACTCAACGTGTTTTATGTGAAGCAAATGATATTTTTGTTTCGGGATTTTCTGTAGCCGCAAACACCTCTCTGAATCTAAGTAAGTTTTGTCAGGTAAACCATCCCGTATCCATTGGTTTTATCTTTGGAAAACGTGATGATGTAGTTCCCTACGATGGAGGGGAAGTCAAAATTCCTTATCAAGAGGGTGGGACAACAAAACGCTTAGCAGGCGGCGAAACCATTTCTTTTCAAGATTCTATCCTTTTCTGGAAAAAACAATTGCAATGCGAATTTGAAACAAAAAAGAGACTCCCCAAAATGAATCGCTTCTGGGGACAGGAAATTCGATTTGAAAGTTTTATTAACCGAGTCACGAATTCTAAAGTGCATTCTTATTTGATTGAGGAGGGAGGTCATATTTGGCCTCATGGATTTTACTATGTCTCTGAAAAAAACTATGGATATTTTTCTGATGATCTAGATGCCACCAAACATATTTTAAAATTTTTCTCAGAAACAGCCCGCGAGCAACCCGAGGTTAACTAA
- a CDS encoding WbuC family cupin fold metalloprotein: MSEIQLINHQLFDTILNQALASPRKRRNHNFHQLTEVYQRFLNVLTKDTFIAVHRHLLDPKPETFVILQGKVGFLIFNEDGSIKEKHCLSSEGPVVGIDIQAGVWHNLICLSNYAICFEGKSGPYDPNIDKEFHPSYPNEGDPDQDIQLKQWKDLF, translated from the coding sequence TTGTCGGAAATTCAGCTCATCAACCATCAGCTTTTTGATACAATATTAAACCAGGCTCTGGCATCTCCCAGAAAACGAAGGAACCACAACTTCCACCAACTAACAGAAGTCTACCAACGATTCCTGAATGTGCTTACCAAAGATACTTTCATCGCTGTTCACAGGCATCTCTTAGACCCGAAACCTGAAACGTTTGTTATTTTGCAGGGAAAGGTAGGATTCTTAATCTTCAACGAGGATGGATCAATAAAAGAGAAACATTGCCTTAGTTCTGAAGGACCTGTCGTTGGGATTGATATACAAGCAGGTGTTTGGCACAATTTAATTTGTCTATCCAATTATGCCATCTGTTTTGAAGGAAAGTCAGGTCCCTACGATCCTAACATTGATAAAGAATTTCATCCCTCGTATCCAAACGAAGGTGATCCTGATCAAGATATTCAACTCAAACAATGGAAAGATCTCTTTTAA
- a CDS encoding glycosyltransferase family 4 protein — protein MLKVGFDARMIENSGIGIRIQHILKFWPLSKEDVQLFIFGNEKVLKNYSIPNDAKVISYDPPIYSIRESFGHPMMKDMDLLEIPHFNVPLLYVTKCLVTIHDLIPYHFKVAHSSLVKRLYLKIILHSVRLFSKHVISVSEYTKQDLIRTFHFKPSKVTVIYNGIDLKQFKLTSSQNLNEFKEKYKLPEIYFLSVGIPKVHKNFEFLLRSLNAMWKDRLTDIPLVIAGMKGKIPDEWKAIVEEHPHRYFFFPQIAYEDLAKLYQGAKLFLYPTLLEGFGFPALEAQAVGTPVLCSNSSVLPEILKQSAVYFSPTNEEEFKKAVLLLLEDSKTLEKLSQLGLENAKSFTWDRAIRKLESLYQSNFLAD, from the coding sequence ATGTTAAAAGTTGGATTCGATGCGCGCATGATAGAGAATTCTGGGATCGGAATCCGCATCCAACACATACTTAAATTTTGGCCTTTGTCAAAAGAAGATGTTCAGCTCTTTATATTTGGAAATGAAAAGGTCCTAAAAAACTACAGCATACCAAATGATGCTAAGGTCATATCCTATGACCCACCTATCTACTCAATCCGAGAAAGTTTCGGACATCCAATGATGAAAGATATGGATCTACTTGAGATTCCTCACTTCAATGTACCCTTGTTATATGTGACAAAATGCCTAGTCACCATTCATGATCTGATCCCCTATCATTTCAAAGTAGCTCACTCCTCTCTAGTCAAACGACTGTATCTAAAGATAATCTTACACAGTGTAAGACTGTTCTCAAAACATGTGATATCCGTATCGGAATATACCAAACAAGATCTCATCCGTACATTTCATTTTAAGCCCAGCAAAGTGACGGTGATCTACAATGGCATCGATCTAAAACAGTTTAAACTCACCTCAAGTCAGAATCTAAATGAGTTTAAGGAAAAATACAAATTGCCAGAAATTTATTTCCTATCGGTTGGCATTCCGAAAGTTCACAAAAACTTTGAATTCTTACTGCGTTCACTCAATGCTATGTGGAAAGACAGGCTTACCGACATTCCCTTAGTGATTGCTGGCATGAAGGGTAAAATTCCTGACGAATGGAAAGCGATTGTGGAGGAACACCCGCATAGATATTTTTTTTTCCCGCAAATTGCATACGAAGATTTGGCAAAACTTTACCAAGGAGCAAAACTATTTCTCTATCCAACATTACTTGAAGGTTTCGGCTTCCCAGCTTTAGAGGCGCAAGCTGTAGGAACTCCTGTTCTTTGTTCCAATTCTTCCGTTTTACCTGAGATCTTAAAACAAAGCGCTGTGTATTTTTCGCCAACCAACGAGGAAGAATTTAAAAAAGCCGTTCTCTTGCTCTTAGAAGACTCCAAAACTTTGGAGAAACTTTCCCAACTGGGACTCGAAAATGCGAAATCCTTTACGTGGGATAGGGCAATCCGGAAACTCGAAAGCCTCTACCAATCTAATTTTCTGGCAGATTGA
- the folE gene encoding GTP cyclohydrolase I FolE, whose product MENLIEEILRQVGEDPDREGLVKTPNRVKKAYEFLTSGYKANIDELVNGAIFEESTTGMVLVRDIELYSLCEHHLLPFFGRAHVAYIPNKKIIGISKIPRIVDVFARRLQVQERLTDQIAQAIQETLDPLGVGVVIKAKHLCMMMRGVEKQNSELFTSSLLGLFKTDATTRSEFLDLIRTGSH is encoded by the coding sequence ATGGAAAATTTAATTGAAGAGATTCTAAGGCAAGTGGGTGAGGACCCAGACCGAGAGGGTTTGGTAAAAACACCAAACCGTGTCAAAAAGGCTTATGAATTCCTGACGAGCGGTTACAAAGCAAATATTGATGAGCTTGTAAACGGAGCGATTTTTGAAGAAAGTACGACTGGCATGGTTTTGGTAAGGGATATTGAATTGTATTCCCTTTGTGAACACCATTTGCTTCCGTTCTTTGGTAGAGCACATGTTGCTTACATTCCAAATAAAAAAATCATAGGAATTAGTAAAATTCCAAGGATAGTCGATGTATTTGCCCGTCGATTGCAGGTGCAAGAGAGATTAACGGACCAAATCGCGCAGGCGATTCAGGAGACTCTCGATCCACTGGGAGTTGGCGTTGTAATCAAAGCAAAGCATCTCTGTATGATGATGAGAGGCGTAGAAAAACAGAACTCTGAATTGTTTACTTCTAGTCTACTTGGCCTTTTCAAAACAGATGCAACAACTCGCAGTGAATTTTTGGATTTGATCCGGACAGGCTCCCACTAA
- the acs gene encoding acetate--CoA ligase, with translation MAKERVVSPSTEFKKKANIDQKAYKKLYQESIDKPEKFWAEQAKRLTWIKKWNKVLNHDFKNAKTTWFAGGKLNVSANCLDRHIHTEAKNKAAIIWEGDNPDESKVLTYYDLYREVNKFASVLKKLKVKKGDRVLIYLPMIPELAIVTLACTRIGAIHSVVFGGFSPEALLGRIEDSKPSLIITSDGGYRGGKQIPLKANVDAALEMTKVKIEDVVVVRRTGDEATLHFKEGRDHWYHYLMKDPELPSFFAPVAMDSEDPLFILYTSGSTGKPKGVLHTTAGYLLGANLTFHAIFDYKSTDTFWCTADIGWVTGHSYILYGPLSNGATTLMFEGVPSYPDHGRFWDVIDKYSVTVFYTAPTAIRALMRESLEHVQKRSLKSLRLLGSVGEPINPEAWEWYHKHIGKGKCPIVDTWWQTETGSIMITGLPGAIAQKPGAAGLPFFGIKPVLVDQDGKEIKGKGEVSGNLCIASPWPSMMRGVYGDPKRFYDTYFSQFKGYYFTGDGAIRDKDGYIRITGRVDDVINVSGHRIGSAEVESALVEHKSIAEAAVVGYPHDIKGQGIYAYVTVKQGVQTNDQLKKELVEIVERMIGKIARPDVIHWAPGLPKTRSGKIMRRILRKIACNEFDTLGDISTLADPTVVGNLIDDKKKYHNN, from the coding sequence ATGGCAAAAGAAAGAGTGGTTTCCCCGTCCACCGAGTTTAAGAAAAAAGCAAACATTGACCAAAAAGCTTACAAGAAGCTCTACCAAGAATCTATAGATAAACCTGAAAAATTTTGGGCAGAACAGGCAAAACGCCTAACATGGATTAAAAAGTGGAATAAAGTTTTAAACCATGATTTTAAAAATGCAAAGACTACTTGGTTTGCTGGAGGAAAATTAAATGTTTCCGCAAACTGTTTGGACCGTCATATCCATACAGAGGCAAAAAATAAAGCAGCCATTATATGGGAAGGGGATAATCCAGACGAAAGCAAAGTATTAACTTACTATGATCTTTACCGAGAAGTGAATAAATTTGCATCCGTTCTAAAGAAACTAAAAGTAAAAAAGGGTGACCGAGTTCTTATCTATCTACCCATGATTCCAGAATTGGCTATTGTAACCCTAGCCTGCACAAGGATTGGAGCGATCCACTCTGTGGTGTTTGGAGGGTTTTCGCCTGAGGCACTTTTAGGACGGATCGAAGATTCAAAACCTAGTTTAATCATTACTTCAGATGGTGGCTACAGAGGTGGAAAACAAATCCCTTTGAAAGCAAATGTTGATGCTGCCCTTGAAATGACAAAAGTAAAGATCGAGGATGTTGTTGTCGTTAGAAGAACTGGTGATGAAGCGACTCTTCATTTTAAAGAAGGTAGAGACCATTGGTATCATTACTTAATGAAAGATCCAGAGCTTCCCAGTTTTTTTGCGCCTGTTGCAATGGATTCGGAAGATCCGCTATTCATTTTGTATACCTCGGGTTCAACTGGCAAACCTAAAGGTGTTTTGCATACAACTGCTGGTTATTTGTTGGGAGCTAACTTAACTTTTCATGCGATATTCGATTATAAATCGACTGATACATTTTGGTGTACCGCAGATATTGGTTGGGTGACAGGCCATAGTTACATTTTGTACGGTCCTCTCTCAAACGGTGCAACAACTCTCATGTTTGAAGGCGTACCTAGTTACCCTGACCACGGTAGATTTTGGGATGTTATAGATAAATATTCTGTCACAGTTTTTTATACAGCTCCTACTGCAATTCGTGCCCTAATGCGAGAAAGTTTAGAGCATGTCCAGAAAAGATCTCTGAAATCATTGCGACTATTAGGATCAGTTGGCGAGCCTATCAATCCCGAGGCCTGGGAATGGTATCATAAACATATCGGAAAAGGGAAATGTCCCATTGTGGATACTTGGTGGCAGACCGAAACAGGTTCCATTATGATCACTGGCTTACCGGGAGCAATAGCACAAAAACCTGGTGCTGCAGGACTTCCATTTTTCGGCATAAAACCAGTATTAGTGGACCAAGATGGGAAAGAGATCAAAGGGAAAGGGGAAGTATCTGGAAATCTTTGCATTGCCTCTCCATGGCCGTCTATGATGCGAGGTGTTTATGGGGATCCGAAACGATTCTATGATACATATTTTTCCCAATTCAAAGGCTATTACTTCACTGGTGACGGTGCCATCCGAGATAAGGATGGATACATTAGAATTACTGGCCGCGTTGATGATGTGATCAATGTGTCTGGGCATAGAATCGGATCAGCAGAAGTAGAAAGTGCCTTGGTAGAACACAAGTCCATTGCCGAGGCTGCAGTTGTTGGATACCCACATGATATTAAAGGGCAAGGTATCTACGCATATGTAACAGTCAAGCAAGGCGTTCAGACCAATGACCAACTTAAAAAAGAATTGGTTGAGATTGTAGAAAGGATGATCGGTAAAATCGCAAGACCAGATGTTATCCACTGGGCTCCTGGATTGCCAAAAACAAGATCAGGAAAAATCATGCGTCGAATCTTGCGTAAGATTGCCTGCAATGAATTTGATACCTTGGGTGATATTTCTACCTTAGCAGATCCAACGGTAGTGGGGAACCTGATAGACGATAAAAAGAAGTACCATAACAATTAA